A region from the Triticum aestivum cultivar Chinese Spring chromosome 3D, IWGSC CS RefSeq v2.1, whole genome shotgun sequence genome encodes:
- the LOC123076917 gene encoding aldo-keto reductase family 4 member C10 translates to MARHFLLNTGAKIPSVGLGTWQADPGVVGAAVYAAVKAGYRHIDCARVYGNEKEIGLALKKLFQEGVVKREDLFITSKLWNDHHAPEDVPEALNESLNDLQLDYLDLYLIHWPFRVKKGTNNNPENIVTPDIPATWAAMEKLHDAGKARAIGVSNFSSKKLGDLLAVARVPPAVDQVECHPCWQQTKLHNFCQSAGVHLSAYSPLGSPGTSWMNGNILKEPIIISISEKLGKTPAQVALRWNIQMGHSVLPKSTNQERIKQNLDVHDWSIPDDVLAKFSEIKEARLLRGNFAVNPQSVYKTHEELWDGEI, encoded by the exons ATGGCGAGGCACTTCCTGCTCAACACCGGGGCCAAGATCCCCTCGGTGGGGCTCGGCACCTGGCAGGCCGACCccggcgtcgtcggcgccgccgtCTACGCCGCCGTCAAG GCGGGCTACCGGCACATCGATTGCGCCAGAGTCTACGGCAATGAAAAGGAG ATCGGTTTGGCGCTGAAGAAGCTATTTCAAGAGGGCGTAGTGAAGCGTGAAGATCTATTTATCACCTCTAAGCTATG GAATGATCATCATGCTCCTGAAGATGTGCCAGAGGCACTAAATGAAAGCCTGAATGATTTACAGCTTGATTACTTGGATCTTTATCTT ATCCATTGGCCGTTTAGAGTCAAGAAGGGAACGAACAACAACCCTGAAAACATCGTTACACCTGACATCCCTGCTACTTGGGCGGCAATGGAGAAGTTACATGATGCTGGCAAAGCTCGCGCAATTGGTGTGAGTAACTTTTCATCAAAGAAGTTGGGTGACTTGCTTGCTGTAGCTCGTGTACCTCCAGCTGTTGATCAGGTGGAATGCCATCCCTGCTGGCAGCAAACTAAGCTCCACAACTTTTGTCAGTCAGCTGGTGTTCATCTTAGT GCTTACTCGCCACTAGGTTCACCTGGTACTAGTTGGATGAATGGTAACATCCTTAAAGAACCAATAATCATCTCAATATCCGAGAAACTTGGGAAGACACCTGCACAAGTGGCTCTGCGCTGGAACATTCAGATGGGTCACAGCGTGCTACCAAAGAGCACGAATCAAGAAAGGATAAAGCAAAACCTTGATGTTCATGATTGGTCAATTCCAGATGATGTGCTTGCTAAATTCTCGGAGATTAAGGAG GCTAGGCTGCTCAGAGGCAACTTCGCCGTTAATCCACAGAGTGTTTACAAGACCCACGAGGAGCTGTGGGATGGTGAGATTTAG
- the LOC123073809 gene encoding probable calcium-binding protein CML16 encodes MPLRVLAGINTPEPTATSTHPTTFKWMLLDLHHYSPLEFLKLRSSPSSPRAMSSAGKKQQQQQAKKPAAAEDIEIKKVFSRFDTDGDGRISPSELAAVSRAIAPPAATDSSAQGREVASMMDELDTDRDGYVDLGEFAAFHGRGRGERELDAELRDAFDIYDINGDGRISVAELSKVLSRIGEGCSTEDCEKMIASVDVDGDGCVGFEEFKKMMTAGDASARPEAATGAADNNKAKKE; translated from the coding sequence ATGCCTCTGCGCGTGCTCGCCGGTATTAATACCCCAGAGCCCACTGCAACCTCCACCCATCCGACCACATTCAAGTGGATGCTCCTCGATCTCCATCACTACAGCCCACTTGAGTTCTTGAAGCTTCGAAGCTCACCTAGCTCGCCGCGGGCCATGTCGAGCGCcggcaagaagcagcagcagcagcaggcgaagaagccggcggcggcggaggacatCGAGATCAAGAAGGTCTTCTCCCGCTTCGACACGGACGGCGACGGCCGGATCTCGCCGTCGGAGCTGGCCGCGGTGTCACGCGCCATCGCGCCCCCCGCCGCCACCGACTCCTCCGCGCAGGGCCGCGAGGTGGCCTCCATGATGGACGAGCTCGACACCGACCGCGACGGCTACGTCGACCTCGGCGAGTTCGCGGCCTTCCACGGCCGCGGCCGCGGGGAGCGCGAGCTGGACGCCGAGCTGCGCGACGCCTTCGACATCTACGACATCAACGGCGACGGCCGCATCTCCGTCGCCGAGCTCAGCAAGGTCCTCAGCCGCATCGGCGAGGGATGCAGCACCGAGGACTGCGAGAAGATGATCGCCTCCGTCGACGTCGACGGCGACGGCTGCGTCGGGTTCGAGGAGTTCAAGAAGATGATGACCGCCGGTGACGCCAGCGCCCGACCCGAAGCAGCGACCGGCGCCGCTGACAACAACAAAGCCAAGAAGGAGTAG